GAGAACGGCCAAGCGCGTCGAATTAAAAGTGCTGTACAACAGCACGAAGATGAGCAGAAGCGCCAATGGTACAAGCAAGGCCAGCCGTTGCGATGCGGCCTGCAGGTTTTCGAACTGGCCGCCCCAATCCATATACCAACCGGGCGGCAGATCGAGTTCGTCGTCCAGCATCCGTTGGGCCTCCGCGACGAAACTGGCCAGGTCGCGGCCCCGCACGTTGGCCTCGACGGTAATACGCCGGTGGATGTCCTCGCGGCTGATTTGCGCCGGGCCTTCTTCAATGGAGATAGATGCCACTTGCGACAACGGTATCAAGCGATTATCTCCTGCCTTGGTTGCGGGGATCCGCAAATCTCGTATGGCGTGCAGATTCTCACGTACTTCGGGGGCAAAACGCACCTGGAGGAAAAACCGCTTTTGGCCTTCAATGATTGTGGCGATTTGTGCACCGCCAATGCTCTGGATCACATCTAGAACGTCCTGACCATTGATGCCATATCGCGCCGTCGCCTCCCGGTCCACGCGAATACGAATGTTTGGCAGTCCGATGACTTGCTCCGCTTTCACGTCAGCGGCGCCAGGTACATTCTGAATCAGGCGCACGGCCTCGTCGGCTTTGGCCTTCATGGTCTCGAGGTCGTCGCCGTAGATTTTGATGGCCACGTCGCTGCGTACGCCGGAGATCAGCTCCTGGACGCGAAGTTGAATGGGCTGCGAATAGCTGAATATCGCTCCGGGGACGCGTTCCATCAGGGTTTCATCAATGGCCTCGATCAAGGCCTCCTTGGTCTCGAACCGCCACTCGTCTTTGGGCTTCAGTATGATGTAGGTGTCACTGATTTCCACGCCCATGGGATCCGTGGCGATCTCGGCGCGGCCTGTCCGTGAGATAACCGTGGCGACTTCCGGGAAATCTTCCATCAGCACTCGCTCAGCTCGTGTACTGATCTCATTCGATTTTTCCAGTGACACGCTTGGCAAACGCCAAATCTGCATGGCGATGGACCCTTCATCCAACTGGGGGATGAACTCGGCGCCCAAGGTGGGAATGAGCCCGAGACTCGCGATGAAAATCACAGCCGCCGTCGTAAACGTGAGGAAGGGATGTCTTACCGTCCGCGAGACGACCGGTACGTACACCCACTTGGCGAGCCGGAAGAGAAGAGGTTCTTTCTCGCGCACCTTCTTCAGAAATAGGGACGCCAGCACCGGCATGAGGGTCAATGCGCATACCAGCGATCCGGCCAGCGCAAAGACAACGGTCAGCGCCATCGGCCGGAACATCTTGCCTTCCACGCCCGTCAAGGCCAGAATCGGCAAATATACAATGATGATGATGCCGACCGCGAATGCAACGGGCCGCGCGACCTCCCGGCAAGCGGCCCGGACTTTTTCGAGATGTGGGCGCTCGTCATCCCGATGTTCGTGGAGATATCGAACAGCGTTTTCGATCATCACGACCGAACCATCGACGATCAGCCCGAAATCGATGGCGCCCAGACTCATCAGGTTTCCGCTCAATCCGGCAAAACGCATCGCGGTAAAGCTGACCAGCATAGACAACGGTATAGCTAAGGCCACCATTAGGCCGCCGCGCAAGTTGCCAAGCAACAACAGCAATATGATGATGACCAGGGCGCCACCTTCTGTCAGGTTCTTGGCTACCGTTCGTATGGTCCGGTTGACGAGCTCGGTTCGGTCGTAATAGGTGTCGATTGTCACGCCGTCCGGCAGGGTCTTTTGGATTTCTTCGATCTTCTCGTGGACATTCGCCGATACAACGCGTGCGTTCTCACCCATCAACATCATTACGATGCCGACTACGGCTTCACCGCGGCCGTCGCGGGTGACTGCGCCTTGACGGATCATCGGCGCGAACTCGACCTCCGCGAGATCGCGAATGTAGATCGGGGTGGCCGTATCTTCGTCATAGCCCACGATGACTTTCTCGATCTCGCTGAGGGATTCCAGTAGCCCTTCGCCGCGAATCAAGTACTGTTCACCCTGATGAGCGATATACCCTCCGCCCACGTTTCGGTTGTTCGACTCAAGCGCTTCAAACACGTCTGCGACGGAAATGTCGTACGCAACCAGCCGCTCGGGAGCGAGTGTGACTTGGTACGTTTTCAGCTCACCCCCAAAGCTGTTCACCTCGACAACACCCGGGACGCTACGCAACTGGAAATTGACATACCAGTCGAGGATGGTGCGCAGCTCCATCGGGGAGTATCCCTCTCCGTGCACCTCGAACTGATAGATCTCCCCGAGACCGGTGGAGATGGGCCCCATCTCGGGTTCGCCGTACTCCTCGGGAATAGAACCACGCGCTTCCGTGAGCCGTTCCCCGACAAGTTGACGCGCCCAATAAATGTCGGTGCCTTCCTCGAACACGACCGTCACTACGGACAAACCGAACTTAGACACGGAACGAATTTCTTCGATATCGGGTAGACCGCTCATCGCAGTCTCGACGGGAAAGGTAATGAACTGCTCGATTTCTTCGGGCGCCAGGCCGGGCGAATTGGTCAAGACTTGGACCTGAATATTGGTTACATCCGGGACCGCGTCGATTGGTAGTTTTAGCAGAGAGTTGACGCCGACAGCGGCGACAAGCAGCCATAGCACAACAACAATCAAGCGGTTGTTTAATGAAAAATCTACGATCCGGTTCATCGGGTCCCCCTTAATGGCTGTGCCCGCCGCCCATGGACTCTTTGCCCGCTTCGGACTTGAGTACAAAGACGTCACCGGCTGCGATTCGATCACCTTCGTTTAGGTCACCCTGCACCTCGGTAAAGGTGTCGGAAGTATGCAGGACGCTCACGGGCACCGCTTTGAATTCGCCTTCCTCGAGGGTTTTGTAGACGATGGCGCCCGTGTCCGTGCGTTGCAGGGCCTCATTCGGAACGAGGATGGTTTCTTCATGCTCATGCTCGTCAACAAAGACCAACATGCGGCCAAAGAGACCTGCACGTAGTTGGCCATCGGGATTCGGGAGGACGACCCGCACGTTAAGCGTGCGGCTCTCAGGGTCAAGAACACTGCCGAGGTAATCGATCTCTGCCGAAAAATCGTTGTCCGGTAACGCATCAAGCTGGACTATCGCCTTTTGACCTTCTTCGATCCGGCGAAGATCCCGCTCCGTCGCCCGACCCATGACCCATATGGGGTCGAGCTTGGCAATGAAAAACACTTCGTCGTCTTCGCCCACTGTCTCTCCCAGCGTGATATGCCTCTCCACCACCGTAGCGTCAAAGGGCGCCCGGATCTCGTATCGCGTAAGGGTCGTGTCTTGCGCTTGCGGAAGTTTGTCAACTTCTTCTTGGCTGAGACCCAGCGCGTGCAGTTGTTGCTCCGCGGTTTGGACCTGGATTTGTGCCGCCTGATATTCGGCCTTGGCCTGCAGGTAGTCCTGCTCCGCGGAGATCTTGTCTTCCCAAAGCCCTTTCTCTCGGGCAAAGGTCGTCTGCGCCAGGTCGCGCATCGCGAGCGCGGCAAGATACTCGGACTTGGCGCCGGCCAGTTCGCGGCTATCCAGAACCGCCAGCAGATCGCCTTCTACGACGCGATCCCCGATACCCACATGGACTTCCCGCACGATTCCACGAACCCGTGGGACCAGGTGTGCTTCGTTGTCCGGGTCGAGTTTCACTTCGGCGGGCATCGTAAGCGTGCTGTCAACGGTCCCGGCGTGTACCGGCACCACGGAAATGTTCAGGCCCTCGAGCCGTTCCGGCGGAAGGTGCACCATGCCTTCGACGTGTTCCTCGTGGTCTTCGCCGGCGTGCCCCTCATGTTCCGCCTCGGACTCGTTGTCGTGCCCTTCGTGTGAATCGGGATCTTCCTCTGCGTGGTCGTCATGACCGGCATGGGAACCGGAGGCATCCTCGTCCGCATGGCCGGCGTCTTCGGGCTCTGCCTCCGCCGTGTGGATCTCACCATCCGGCTCGAGGTTAGCCGCCTCAGTACCCCATTCCCCAACGCCACAGCCGGCTGCCAACCACATGATGATGAAGGCAGATAAAACGGTCCCGATTGCCGTGCTGTAGTGATTCCTACTGCGCATTTTCGTTCTCCTTGAGGATGAGTCCCTCGTCTGTTGTCCACGCTTGGAGCGCCCGTCCCGTGAGCCGTTCGATTTCGACCACCGCTGCGTTGTACCGGGCCAGCGCGTCCAGATGGCTGGTCCGAACGTCAAACAGCGTGCGTTGGGCGTCCAAAACGTCCAGATAGCTGAACTTGCCCTGTTCGTAACCCCGCTGGGTCTTCGCAAATGTTTCTTCGGCCTTGGGCATGACGTCCGCGGTCAGGGTGTTCACTTCGTCCGCCGCTGCGGCCGCTGCTTCGCGGGCTTCGGCCAGAAGGGCCCACACTGACGCCTCGACGGCCCTTCGTTCGTCGCTGGTTTTTGACACCATGTATTCGGCCGCGGCGATGTTTCCTTGGTTGCGGTCGAATATGGGCAGTGGGAGGGAGAAGCCCAATACGAGGCTGTTGTCCCGGCCGGCGTCAAAGCTGGAATCGGTGTGCGAATAACCGAATCCTCCGCCGGTATCAAAGCCGTATCGGCTCACAGACCGATCCGCCAATCCGGTACTTCTGAAACCCAGTTGCACGGTTAGGTTTGAGATCCGCTGCGCGCGTTCGTTCCGGAACCTGGCTTCGCGCAGTGCCACTTCGGCAGCCCAACGGGCAATATCCGGGTTGCTGACAATCTCCGCGCGAACGGAGTCCAGCGTCGGAACCTCACCGACACCCTCCAGTGTCCCTGTTACGGAGTCGAATGTGACTTCGGTGTCTCCCCACGTCGATGCGAGGCGTGCATATGCCGCCACCAGTTCACGCACCGCTTGGTCTTGCGCCACGCGCGTGGTCGCCAACGCGATTTCCGCGCGATTGTTTTCCAATGGTGACGCGGCGCCTGCAGATACGCGCCGCTCCGTCGTATTTGCAGCCTCTTCAGCGAGTTGAACGAGTTCATTTTGCAGCGCCAGATTTTCCTGTGCCGCCAGCGCGCCAACAAACGCCCTCGCGGCATCCGCCAACACGTCTGCCCGGGCAGTCTCGTAATCCCAAAGCAGCGTGGCCTTTTCACGCTCCGCCACATCGGTCCGCTTGGCCCGTTTCGCGCCAAGTTCGATCATGTACGCCAAGGTCACCGTAATCTCCGCCTCGCTGAACCCGGAGTGGGTTCCCTCTTCCGATTCGCGTTCCCAACCCAAGACGGGGTTGGTTTTCAAAGTAGGGATTTCCAGCGGGTCTTGTCCCCGCCCTTGCGGTATGCTGACGGCGCCCCGCTCAAGTGCGCCCGAGAACGAGGAAGTCCGCGTGCGTGCAGAGGGTCCGGATGTCCACCGGACTTCCTCGACCTCGACCGAGAGATCCGGATTCGGCCGCAGCCCCGCCTGCAGGATGCGAGCGTCCGCAGCACGAATATCCCAGGAGAAGGCTGTCAACCTCGGATTATTCTCTAGGGCGAGCGCCATCGCATCCCCGAGTGTGAGCGTGCGACCCGGAGGCTCTACAGGTTGAGGTGTAGCAGTGATGGCATTGCCTTCGACTGCATCCGCAACGGACTCCTCAGCGAAACCGTGTACGCCGAACGGTGCAGCGCACGTGAGGACAACAATAAGAGACCGAGAGATATAACTACGACGCATTGGAAATCGCTTCCTCTGATTTGTTCCGGCAAGTGGCGCAATCCGGGAAGATGGGATTTCCACTTCCCAAGTTAGGCCTCGTGTGTCTGTGGCCCATGTGCCGGTAACGCCAAGGTGTATGATTATGCTTCGTGGTCTGCGGACTAGATTGGGTGGCCGCGGCCTTAGTTGATGAGTCGACGCTGGCGCAACCACTTATGGCCACAACCGTTAAGATGATTGAAATGGCTAGCGTCGAAACCACCGGCCAATTGACATTGATTCTAGACATGGTCCTTCCTCTCCGTGAATAGGGGCGTTGCTATGCGGGTGCCTGCGCAATGGGCACACAAACACACCGCGCCACTAAGTAAGTCGGATGAGAAAGGGGATCAGATGAGAAGTACTGTGGAGCGGAGGGTTACAGACTGGGGAGTGGGAAGAGCGTCGGTTTGACCGATGATCGACGTGTAGGCCAGGATTGGGAGGGGAATCGTCGCACCGTCGTTCGCCAATGGCTGGTGGTGTACGGAACTCGCCGGAACAATGAACTGCTGGTCTTTGCCCGCTGCTGAAATTACCGGAACATCGACGCAAGTATCACAATGTGCCCCGTTCTCCACTTGCAGAATCATGGCGGACGACGGAGATGAAGATACCCGCGATGTGGACGTCTCCGCGCACACGCCACGATACGCCATCTCGAGTTGCACACGCCCGTCTCGCTCGAAGCACAAGACAAGGCCGTGCGCTACCGGAGAAGCCCCAAGGAGCCAAACCCCGATCAGCAGCGTTGTCATAACGATTTTGCACATCGTTGGAAACATGGACTCTTTACCTTGTAACTTGGCTAGAGGATACTACACCTGAAAACAGAATGTCCACCTAAAGGAATTCCCGGAAGCTGGTGATACGCAATGCAAAGCTATGGTTCCTTTCCCAGTCGGTCTTAATGGCGTCGGCGTCCTCGACGGAGAGCACGCCGGCTCGGATGAGGGAAACCATCAGCGCTTGCGTATCGATGACGGAAATGGATGGGGAAAGCGCCAGGGCTGCCCTCCGCGCCACTTTGTCATCGATGGCAAGGACGTGGCCACGGTGAACGGCGGCAGCGATAGCGGCGCATTCGCCTAAGCCAAGACAGCGATTTTGGGTCAGCTGCGCGAACAACGCCAGTTCTTCGACGGCCTCAACCCTGGTCTCTTCCAACGCGTTTGTTGTAAGAGCGGCGTCGAGACGCTCAACCTGCTCGCCGTAATGGGCCGTGACTTCGCCGCGAACGTGTTCGGTGACGAGAAAGCGATAGCCGGGATGGTGCGAAAGCAAGTCCATGCGGTCCACGGCAAGGAAGTTGATGAGGACGCTGGTGTCGAGGACAACGTGTTCGGGTTCATGGGAATTCATCCCCCAGGCCTCCGCGCCGTCTTAACCGACAAGCGCGGCTTTGGCTAGTGAAACTAACTCCGTGCCTTTTTCGATGCCGAGCGTCTTGGCGATCTCCAAGACCCTTCCACGGGAAATCTCGTCGCGGCGGAAGGCCTCGACCGCGAGATAGGCCACCTGGTTGACGAGGTGGCGGTCGGGCTTCGGTTCTTCAACGGCTTCGTGGTCGTCGATCAGCCGAAGGAGTTTGAGGTAGCTGTTGGCGTGGGGATTGTCCGCCAGAAGGGAGGTGCATTCGGTTTGGGAAATGTTGGCCAGATTGCGGAGCCGGTAAACGGCGGCCGCATAGCTGACGCGGAAGTAAGAAGCAAGCTGGGCCACGTCCTGATAGACAATCTTTTGGGATCCGGGCGCGGGCCGTCGCTGCGCCTCGATGGCGTGGTCGGGGTGCTCGCCCACGGGGGTGTAGACGTGCAAGGTCTGGCGGCTGGGAGCGCCCTTGTCGAGAGAGTTGAGGAAGGCGCTGACGCCGCCTGCCGGCATGAGAAACGCGGCCGCAAAAGCGTTGGCGCGGACCTCGCTGAGATTGTTCTGGTTGTGTGAAGTGGTGATGCTAACCGGTTGCGTACGGTCCAAGAGGCAGTGGGCGTATTCGTGGGCGTAGGAGAAGCGTTTTCGGGTGGCGGCGTGGTGGTAGTTCACCAAGATGGTCAAGCCGATGGCTGGATGGCGCAGGAACAAGCCGGACATTTCATCGGGCAGTTCCGCGCCTGACGCCCAAACGCCCTGGGTGGTGATGAGGTCGGCCATGTCGGGAACGGGGGAGTCGCCGATGCCGATGCGTTTCCGTTCATCGGCGGCGGTCCGCTCGCCTTGCTGGACAGCCTCGGCAGGGCTTCGAGGCGGCTCGACGTGGTACGCGGGCGGTCCGGTGCGCCTGGACAGGTCGAGGATTTCTTCGAGGGCCATTCCTTCGCGACATATTTCAATACACTTCGAGACGCTTTCCTTGACCTGCGGGTTGTCACGGAAGAGGGGATCAACGCGGTAGAGCGTGAGAAGGGCGTCCTCGTCGGGCTTGGCAGCCTCCTCCTCAGTGAAAAACGAGGCAACGTCGCGTCCATAGAGCTTGGCAAGTTCGACCAATTCGAGCGTGGAAACAGCACGGTTCCCGGCTTCGATATGGACAATGGCGGTCCGGGGGAGTGCCAAGGCCTCCGCTGCGGCCTCCTGGGTGACCTGGGCGCTTTCGCGGGCCTCCTTGAGGCGTTTTGCGAGCATCGCTTGGTTAATGGGCATCGGTTGTCCTCCTTTGTAACGGCGTTGCGGACTTTGGCGCTTCTTGCCGTTCAAAGGGACTATACCTGATCGTTTAACAGGAAAGCCAAATTTTTCCGGCGCAAAGCAATTTGAACAAGTTTGACAAAACTATCCTCTGATGTTCTATAATCGAGATAGCTTAACAGGGCCGGGAAGGCCCAGGAGGTTTTCAAAATGACGAAGAAGATTTCAGGTCTCAGGCCCGGCCAGAAGGCCCCTGCTTCAGGCCAGTATCAGGAGATCGGCCCGAGAGGCGGGAAAAAAGACGAAGTAACGGTGGTCAAAGGGGAACCGTTGCCGCCAACGGAAGTGCCGGGATCATCCTTCACGCTGGTAGACGGCACGAAGAATAAGTCCGGAAAATCATAAGGAAGGCAAAATGAAAGACCATACTCGGAGAGCCGTGGCGTTCATTGCGGCGCGTCTGGTAAGCCGAAGGCGGTCCGGTTCGGTTTACGATTACAGAAACGGACGGCATTTCAATTTCAGTGGTGACGCGGATGCGCGGGGAGTGTCGGTATACGACTACGCAGAAAGTTGTCACGTGAGCGGTTCTGGTGGGCCGAATTTCTCGCTGTATCACTACGGGAACTCGCGGCATATCAATTTGCGGGTTGATGGAGAGAGTTTCCAAGGGTACGACTACGATTCGAGTAGCCACTTCTCCGGACGGGTCAACGGAAACTCGGTGTCGTTATACGACTACGAGAGCGGCAGTTATTACAATTTCGCGGCGTGATTAGAAAAAAGCCGACTGAAATTGTCAGTCGGCAGAGGCCTTCGCGGGGCTACTTGGGCCAGCGAAGGGCTGCGTCTGGCGTCAAGAAGACGCCGTTGTCGTCGTTGATGTAGAAGGCCGGTGCCTCCTCAGAGCGATATGTCCACTCATAGCGGCCAAGGATCCATTGACCGTCTTTCCAGAGTTCCAAGGTGTCGCCGGCATGAACGGGGGAACCGTCAAGGTAATGGCGATACCCGTCGGGGCCTTCGTAACGCAATTCGAGGCGATTGGCTTGATCAGTCATGGCGCTTCATGTTCGCGCGCCGCAGTTGGGTAATTCAAGTCAATAGTCCTCGGGCAAGAGGACGGTGGTCACGGAGCGATCGCATTCCGTGATGATGTAGAACTTGGTCCCGTTGCGGTCGTGGTAAGCGGAGAAGAGCCTGCCTCCGTGCGCAAGCGCGCGGTCATTGGTCTGGCGATCTTCATCGCAGAGATCGCCCCAGTCGCCAGCGTGATGGCGGGCCATACTGGTGGGCACGTCCTCCGGGTGCAATGTCTCCAATGCGTTCCGGGTGATCACCGTTTGGCCGAGCGAGAACTTGGCGGTGACGTTCATGGCTGCGCCTGTGCGGGCGACTGCGCCTTCTGGGTTGTTGCAATAATCCAGCTATGCGCCCGGTCAAGCACCTTGCTCGCGAGAAGTAAGTCGTCCCGGCCG
The nucleotide sequence above comes from Candidatus Hydrogenedentota bacterium. Encoded proteins:
- a CDS encoding CusA/CzcA family heavy metal efflux RND transporter; this encodes MNRIVDFSLNNRLIVVVLWLLVAAVGVNSLLKLPIDAVPDVTNIQVQVLTNSPGLAPEEIEQFITFPVETAMSGLPDIEEIRSVSKFGLSVVTVVFEEGTDIYWARQLVGERLTEARGSIPEEYGEPEMGPISTGLGEIYQFEVHGEGYSPMELRTILDWYVNFQLRSVPGVVEVNSFGGELKTYQVTLAPERLVAYDISVADVFEALESNNRNVGGGYIAHQGEQYLIRGEGLLESLSEIEKVIVGYDEDTATPIYIRDLAEVEFAPMIRQGAVTRDGRGEAVVGIVMMLMGENARVVSANVHEKIEEIQKTLPDGVTIDTYYDRTELVNRTIRTVAKNLTEGGALVIIILLLLLGNLRGGLMVALAIPLSMLVSFTAMRFAGLSGNLMSLGAIDFGLIVDGSVVMIENAVRYLHEHRDDERPHLEKVRAACREVARPVAFAVGIIIIVYLPILALTGVEGKMFRPMALTVVFALAGSLVCALTLMPVLASLFLKKVREKEPLLFRLAKWVYVPVVSRTVRHPFLTFTTAAVIFIASLGLIPTLGAEFIPQLDEGSIAMQIWRLPSVSLEKSNEISTRAERVLMEDFPEVATVISRTGRAEIATDPMGVEISDTYIILKPKDEWRFETKEALIEAIDETLMERVPGAIFSYSQPIQLRVQELISGVRSDVAIKIYGDDLETMKAKADEAVRLIQNVPGAADVKAEQVIGLPNIRIRVDREATARYGINGQDVLDVIQSIGGAQIATIIEGQKRFFLQVRFAPEVRENLHAIRDLRIPATKAGDNRLIPLSQVASISIEEGPAQISREDIHRRITVEANVRGRDLASFVAEAQRMLDDELDLPPGWYMDWGGQFENLQAASQRLALLVPLALLLIFVLLYSTFNSTRLAVLIYLNVPIALTGGIVALVLRGYPFSISAGVGFIALFGVAVLNGVVLISYIIERQQHGLKPVDAALEGAKIRLRPVLMTALVASLGFLPMAIAHSAGAEVQRPLATVVIGGLITSTLLTLLVVPAVYRWFSVRERGVEI
- a CDS encoding efflux RND transporter periplasmic adaptor subunit, with translation MRSRNHYSTAIGTVLSAFIIMWLAAGCGVGEWGTEAANLEPDGEIHTAEAEPEDAGHADEDASGSHAGHDDHAEEDPDSHEGHDNESEAEHEGHAGEDHEEHVEGMVHLPPERLEGLNISVVPVHAGTVDSTLTMPAEVKLDPDNEAHLVPRVRGIVREVHVGIGDRVVEGDLLAVLDSRELAGAKSEYLAALAMRDLAQTTFAREKGLWEDKISAEQDYLQAKAEYQAAQIQVQTAEQQLHALGLSQEEVDKLPQAQDTTLTRYEIRAPFDATVVERHITLGETVGEDDEVFFIAKLDPIWVMGRATERDLRRIEEGQKAIVQLDALPDNDFSAEIDYLGSVLDPESRTLNVRVVLPNPDGQLRAGLFGRMLVFVDEHEHEETILVPNEALQRTDTGAIVYKTLEEGEFKAVPVSVLHTSDTFTEVQGDLNEGDRIAAGDVFVLKSEAGKESMGGGHSH
- a CDS encoding TolC family protein; the protein is MRRSYISRSLIVVLTCAAPFGVHGFAEESVADAVEGNAITATPQPVEPPGRTLTLGDAMALALENNPRLTAFSWDIRAADARILQAGLRPNPDLSVEVEEVRWTSGPSARTRTSSFSGALERGAVSIPQGRGQDPLEIPTLKTNPVLGWERESEEGTHSGFSEAEITVTLAYMIELGAKRAKRTDVAEREKATLLWDYETARADVLADAARAFVGALAAQENLALQNELVQLAEEAANTTERRVSAGAASPLENNRAEIALATTRVAQDQAVRELVAAYARLASTWGDTEVTFDSVTGTLEGVGEVPTLDSVRAEIVSNPDIARWAAEVALREARFRNERAQRISNLTVQLGFRSTGLADRSVSRYGFDTGGGFGYSHTDSSFDAGRDNSLVLGFSLPLPIFDRNQGNIAAAEYMVSKTSDERRAVEASVWALLAEAREAAAAAADEVNTLTADVMPKAEETFAKTQRGYEQGKFSYLDVLDAQRTLFDVRTSHLDALARYNAAVVEIERLTGRALQAWTTDEGLILKENENAQ
- a CDS encoding ImmA/IrrE family metallo-endopeptidase — encoded protein: MPINQAMLAKRLKEARESAQVTQEAAAEALALPRTAIVHIEAGNRAVSTLELVELAKLYGRDVASFFTEEEAAKPDEDALLTLYRVDPLFRDNPQVKESVSKCIEICREGMALEEILDLSRRTGPPAYHVEPPRSPAEAVQQGERTAADERKRIGIGDSPVPDMADLITTQGVWASGAELPDEMSGLFLRHPAIGLTILVNYHHAATRKRFSYAHEYAHCLLDRTQPVSITTSHNQNNLSEVRANAFAAAFLMPAGGVSAFLNSLDKGAPSRQTLHVYTPVGEHPDHAIEAQRRPAPGSQKIVYQDVAQLASYFRVSYAAAVYRLRNLANISQTECTSLLADNPHANSYLKLLRLIDDHEAVEEPKPDRHLVNQVAYLAVEAFRRDEISRGRVLEIAKTLGIEKGTELVSLAKAALVG
- a CDS encoding YjzC family protein, whose protein sequence is MTKKISGLRPGQKAPASGQYQEIGPRGGKKDEVTVVKGEPLPPTEVPGSSFTLVDGTKNKSGKS